AATAATTCGATTCTATCGTGATTCGTTATAAATAAACGATCTAGACTTTTTAATTAGTAATAAAAAAGTAATTCTTAAAGTAGCCTGCATGAACCTTCGTGTGGGCTATTTTATTATTTAACCTTCCCAATTGTTATGAACTCAGTAAATGGTAACTACTCAGGTTCTTTTTGAGTCTAATAATCACACAAAAGTTCCAAACACGTTGTTTTAGTGATGATTGTTAATAATAATAGACCGTATTGTTGATTACTTTCTGTTATAATATTTTCTAATTTGTCAAGATCGATGAATCTTTGTAGTCATGAGAACAATTGATTGTTTAGAACAAGAAAATAGAGCTTTAAAGAAGCAGGTTGAGTCCTTAAAGGAAGAGCTAGACAGAGTGATGTCACGAGTTCAAGCTTTGTCACAAGAGAATACTATGCTTCATGAAAAAGTAAAGGATCTAGAAGATAAACTATCGCGTAATCATAAAAACAGTAGTAATAGTAGTTTTCCACCTTCAAGAGATTTACATACAGTAAAGAAAAATCAATCACTTCGAAATAAATCCACTAGGAAACCCGGAGGTCAACCCAACCATAAAGGATCGACATTACAACAGAGTGATTTTCCAACAAGCATAGAGTCATATAATCCTCCATCGACATGTCAGTGTGGTAATACATTAAATCAAGAAGACGCAAGCTTGTTATGCAAACGTCAGGTTTTTGACATACCACCTGTTCTTGAACAAATCTGCACGGAGCATCGTCTTTTTGAAAATAGATGCAGTTGTGGTCAACTACACAAAGGTTCTATGCCCTCGAATATAAAAGCACCTGTCCAATACGGTTCTCATTTACGATCACTAATTGTAAGCTTGTATGTTGAACATTATATCCCTTTAAACCGTATTGGTTCACTAGTGGAAGAGATAACATCATTTAAAATTGGAGATGGGACTATTACTAATATTTTAAATAAAGCCCAAGAGGTGATGACTCCTTTATATGAATCACTTCGTGAATCGATATCCAAATCCAGTGTAGTTGGCTCAGACGAAACAGGTTGCAAGATCAATGGAGGCAAAGGGTGGATGTGGGTATGGCAAAATCATGAGGTAACATTCATTACAGCCAATAAGTCTAGAGGGTATAAAGTTGTTGTAGAAAATTTTAAAAAAGGATTTATTAATGCGACCTTAGTCAGTGACTGTTATGCTTCGCAATTAAAAACTCCAGCCAAACATTATCAACTATGTTTAGCACATTTACAACGAGAATTAATCTACATTAAACAACAAACGAATAACAGTTGGGCAGAGGATATTTTGAATATATTCTATAAAGCCATGAAATTAAAGAGAGAATCAGCCAAGAACCAATATCCTTTAAAAGAAAAATCAATATTTAAAGAACAGCTTTTATTACTGTTGAAAAATGACGAGTATGACGATCAGCTAGATGAGATCAAGACATTACGGAGTCGATTAATTAAAAGGATTGATAGTGTGTTTACTTTCTTAGAGTATTACGAAGTTCCTTTTGACAACAATGCATCCGAAAGGTCAATACGTAATATTAAAATAAAACAAAAAGTATCTGCAGGTTATCGAACAGAAGAAGGAGCCCAAAGGTATGCCATGTTACGCTCTATTGTTGATACACTTAAAAAACAAGGAAAGAGTGTCGTGAGAATGATTGCTCATTGGTTATCTCAAAACCATCTTAAGGTCAGTTGGCAATAAAATAATTTACACATTATATATTTTCTGAACCTCCATTCTTTAGCGAATGGAGGCTAAACTATAAATGAAGCTGAGTAGTTACCCTTCTCTTGCTAGTGCACTTTTATCATTTTCTATACTTTTAACAGATGCTGTAGTGTAGCAATTGGTTGCATTCTGACACTCTCCCATAAAACCTCCTGTAAATTCTCTTCTACAGTCAACTTTACCAGTAGTAAAACAGTTCTCTGCTTTTCCATTAAATAAGCCTGCCATGATCCCAGAGTAGTAGTGTCCTGTAATATTTGCATCAGTAAGGCCTAGAGCGGTGATTGAACTATTTTCTGTAGTATAACCAAAAAGAGCAACATATGATTCCCATGGTCTAAAGATGTAAAGTTTGTCAATAGTAAAACCAGCACCATTATAACTTCCTGAAAATCGAATATGTTGTCTATCTCCTGACCGACTATCTCCAATAGGGGAGAATCCCATTGGAGCTTCTTTGGTATATGGATCTTGATCCCCATCCTCTATATTCCAATTACGAGTGTCTTCTGCATCGATATCTGCAGTTTGAATAAAATGTTTATCCCAATTCCACGTGTTGATGGAAAGGTTTCTTAGTTGGACTAAGTTTTGAATCTGATAAGGAGCCTCTTTTTCACCTGTTCCTCCGTCAAATGCCTTTTTTAATGAGATATAACATACATTAGACTCTCTAGTTAGAAAAAATTGTGTCGATTGCAGTTGGTATCCACTTGCTCTTACTTCTATGGTATTGGTTGAGTTTGTGATCCCTGGGGAAGAAACATATCCGTCCTTGTTACTTTTCGTTTCAGTAGTCCCAATTTTAACAGAAGCATTCGCAACAGGTGACATGCCTCCATTTTTGTCTTGAGCTTGTACCACTATTTTACATGCTATTATAGTATATGGATGCATAACCCATACTACTTCTTTTGTTTCGTCAATGCGTCTTAAAATTGGAGGTGCTCCCTCTTTAAGTCTTTTATCTTCTAGAATAGTCCACCCTTTGTAATTCGATTTCACTCCTAAGCCCATTTTTGTGAGAGGAATCCCATAATTTAGATTGGAGTTGTGTTTAATTTTATTATAATTAAGAAAGAAGCAATTTACGTATCTTTTTTTAAATGTTTTAGATATAATATTCCCCATATAACCACCATCTCCAGTATCACTAAGTACTTTTGCAGTAGTGTAGCAGTTTTGTGCTTGGTAACATACGCCTATAAATCCTCCCACATCGCTGCTGCCTTTTACCTCTCCTGTGGTATAACAGTTTTGGACCTTTGAACTCGATTCCCCAGCCAATATACCTGCAATATTATAGCCCTTAATACTTGCATTGGTAATAGCTAAATTTTTAATGGTGCCATTGGCTGTTTCTCCAAAAAGTCCAACATAATACTCAATGGGTCTATTAATATAGAGATTTATAATGGCATGTCCATCGCCATTATAATTTCCAGTAAATAATTGTTGGTCCCTGTTTCCAGACCAACCATCTCCAATAGGAGAAAATCCCATGGGTTCATCTGGAGTATATATATCTCCATCTGCATCTCCGACATTCCAATTTTTTGTATCGGATGCATCGATATCTGCTGTTTGAATAAAATGCTTATCCCAATCCTTTGGTTTTGTTGAAAGTATTAGTAAGTCGAACAGTCTCCCTATTTGGTAGGGGTTCTCTTTTGTTCCATCTCCGCCACTATAACTCGGGGGGGGAAAGTATAGAGGCCCATAAAGAGATGGGAGATATTACTGATAGTAGTAATATAAATGATAGTAGTTTTTTTAAAATCATATAAATTCTGTTTTACACGAACGAACAATAAATTGTACTCGTGTTTTGAGTAATAGTTTGTTCTGTAAAATTAACAAATTGTGTTAAATATAATTAACATCAATCTGTTTTATGTTATAAAATAATATGGTATTTGTCAATATTTATAATATTGAGTCCCCCACGAGAACCCCTTTTATGGAATTATAGGATTATGCGTATTTTGGGACTTTTTAGTCTACAAAACTGAATCTGAATCTTAGTAACAATAACACTTTCTAATAAAGTCATTTTCGCAATAAAAAGATCACACAATTTACATTTAAGCATGTTTATGACCATCGAAATGTTTAGTTCGGAATAGTATTTTACTATTCGAACAAAATTCACCCATAATGATCTAGCTACTGCCCACATTTGATGTTTTATCAATCCTCTATAGACAGTGTTTTTTCCATTACAATGAAAACCTAATTGAAAAATACTCGCTTCTACATTATTCCTTATTTGAAGCTTTTCTATTGGGGTTTCTTTTATTCTTTGCCTTAAAAGACTTTTCTCAACCTCAGTCAATTTAAAATAGCGAAACTTGCCTTCTTCTAAATATATTTTATATCTATCTAACTCATCTTTTCCTTTGTATTTTGTATAATCAACATACCGTTGATGCTTATTATCAAACACTTTTAGAACTTGTGCCTCTAAACTAAACCGAAATCGTCCTTCTTTACCTTGTATGGCATGTAGATATAGGTGTTGGTTGTTTTCTGCACAATATTCTTGATTTTCCTCACTATTATAAGCCCCATCTGCATGAATGTTTATTACATTATATCCCAATACTTCTTGTGTCCTCTCTATTGATCCCTTAAAATGAGCAGTGTCCGAATGAGATACTTTTTCTACTTGTATAGAAGTAATGATATTAGGAAGTCCATTGTCTCCAACTACTTCTGTCAAATTAGCTGAATACCCTTTGCATTTATCACCTGCTTTATTTCTATAATCACAGTCCGTATCAAACGGAGTTTGCATGTTCTTTGCAGATAAATCTTCTCCTTTTATTGGAGTGGTAACTCCCTGATCATCTTTGAAAAACTGCTCTTTAAATAGACGTAATAGATTATCGTAATAACTATTGGCAGGTCCAGTATATTCATTAAGAATATTTGAAATGAGTATCCCAAGATCCACGATCTTTTGTTTAATTGAATCTGTTGAATTGCGATAAACAACCTTATCTCCATCTGTTGAGACCACATCTGAAATATGAGGTTTAAGATCATCAGAGAAATTAAAATTATTGCAACCTTTTGTCAGAAACAAGGACAATGTCTCATGTATTAGACTATATCGAGAAAGCCATTTTATGTTGCTATTCAGCAGTTTGCTATCCATTCTTATAGTATCACTCTTAATGCCAAGTATTTCTATATGAGAAGAAGTGATTTGTGTAAAAACATCTTCAAATAAATCAGATTCATTCTTCTCATTATATTCTTTTACTTGTTGTCTAAACTTATAATAAGTAGATTGTGCAGGAATAGAATCAGAAGCATGTAAAAGTCCTAACGCTGATCGGTAAAGTAGATTGAATTGACAGTTTTCAAACAACATTTCATCACTTATACCAGCACCTTCTTTCAAAATCATCATACCAACAAGAATACGAATAGGATAGTTGGGACATCCATTATCTTGACAATAGATCGGCGCAAAAATATCCTCACTTATCTGATAAACAACGAGCTTTCTAAATTGATTGTGCCAATGATTGTCATCATGATAGATATTTGATGCACGAGATGGTAATCCTTCAATTATTGAGGGACTATCAAACATATCTAGTTGTTTGTTGGCAGGACTACGTTTAAACATTTTGGATTATTATTGTTCTTAATACCATAAATATAACACTTTAATTAACAATATATTATATTAGGCGTAAGGTTTTCGGAGTGGACTCAATATTATGTTAATGTAGCTCTTAATGAGATTGTTTTTTAATCTGATTCAGATCATGATTAAAGTGTTTTCGTGTGAATTGAGTGCTTTCTAATTGGATACTATTATCTATTATCGGCTATTTCATTAAGGTTTCATAGGCACTTTGTCCATGGTTTGTCCATGGTTTGTCCATGGTTTGTCCATGGTTTGTCCATGGTTTGTCCATGGTTTGTCCATGGTTTGTCCATCGATTCTCCATCGATTTGATGGTTAAACCATGGTCCAAGTATGAATAAACCATGAGTAATGATACTATTAAACAGGGGTTGTTTATATTGAAAATACCATTCAATCCACCTTTTCCCTGGATCAATAGAGTGAGAAAGTAGATCTTCAGAACAAGTGTGTAAGTGCTTATATTTGACTTTAATATCAACCTTTACTTTGTCCCCAATATAAGTTTGAATAGGTTTTTGGTTATCTGTAACTTCTTTAGTTTGAAACTCTATTTTGTAGTTTTCGCACGTAGTGCAAGATTTTTCGATTTTTAAAGGGTCTTTTCGTATTGAGCTTAAAGTCTTTTTAAGTGATACATTCATTGGTTTTAATGATGAGCCTCTATCGTGTTTGTTGGATCTATTCCCTTTTTCATCGTTAACAGAATAACCCCTACTTGCAATTTATTTTCTGGTATTCATCTCTTGATTTGATACAGAATATGGAATCTTGTTGAGGAGAAGCGTGGTATCAAAATGAAGTTTTTGATGTTGATAATTTAGTATTGTCAGTATTAAAATATGTTGACATCATGTAAAATATTCAAAAATAGTGTTTCGTTATTGTGTTTTATTAACAACTATCTCGCATGAAACTATAGAGTCATCTGAATTGTTATATAATGAAATAGAAAGTTGTAGCATTAACAGAATCTTGTTTTGGAGTAAAAATTAATATCATACATTATGATTTTGGGAGTATGACATGAACGCTCGACCTTTTTATTTAGCCTAATATTCATTAACTTAGTTGATGACTTACAAACCAATGAACATTCGATAATATGAGAAGAACGCTTCTAATACAAATAATATTCTGGACGTTTCTTTTGAAGACCTCTTTAGGAATGGCTACAGTTGTGGGAATTCCTGAGACCTCTTTTTTTAGTAAAACGGACTATCAAGGTGGAACACAAAATTGGGCTATTTCTCAAGATAGTAGAGATCTCTTATGGATCGGGAACAATAAAGGAGTTATTCGTTATGATGGAGAAAATTGGGATCTAATCAGTGATTTTAAAATTCCTTTGGTTCGTGCGGTTCAATCTATTGGAGATCGGATTTATATCGCTGGTTTTGAATCATTGGGGTTCTATGAGACAAAAGATGCATCACATCAGTATCATGCATTGGAGCTACCCAAGCAAGTTGGTGC
The Prolixibacteraceae bacterium DNA segment above includes these coding regions:
- a CDS encoding IS66 family transposase, translated to MRTIDCLEQENRALKKQVESLKEELDRVMSRVQALSQENTMLHEKVKDLEDKLSRNHKNSSNSSFPPSRDLHTVKKNQSLRNKSTRKPGGQPNHKGSTLQQSDFPTSIESYNPPSTCQCGNTLNQEDASLLCKRQVFDIPPVLEQICTEHRLFENRCSCGQLHKGSMPSNIKAPVQYGSHLRSLIVSLYVEHYIPLNRIGSLVEEITSFKIGDGTITNILNKAQEVMTPLYESLRESISKSSVVGSDETGCKINGGKGWMWVWQNHEVTFITANKSRGYKVVVENFKKGFINATLVSDCYASQLKTPAKHYQLCLAHLQRELIYIKQQTNNSWAEDILNIFYKAMKLKRESAKNQYPLKEKSIFKEQLLLLLKNDEYDDQLDEIKTLRSRLIKRIDSVFTFLEYYEVPFDNNASERSIRNIKIKQKVSAGYRTEEGAQRYAMLRSIVDTLKKQGKSVVRMIAHWLSQNHLKVSWQ
- a CDS encoding transposase, with translation MFKRSPANKQLDMFDSPSIIEGLPSRASNIYHDDNHWHNQFRKLVVYQISEDIFAPIYCQDNGCPNYPIRILVGMMILKEGAGISDEMLFENCQFNLLYRSALGLLHASDSIPAQSTYYKFRQQVKEYNEKNESDLFEDVFTQITSSHIEILGIKSDTIRMDSKLLNSNIKWLSRYSLIHETLSLFLTKGCNNFNFSDDLKPHISDVVSTDGDKVVYRNSTDSIKQKIVDLGILISNILNEYTGPANSYYDNLLRLFKEQFFKDDQGVTTPIKGEDLSAKNMQTPFDTDCDYRNKAGDKCKGYSANLTEVVGDNGLPNIITSIQVEKVSHSDTAHFKGSIERTQEVLGYNVINIHADGAYNSEENQEYCAENNQHLYLHAIQGKEGRFRFSLEAQVLKVFDNKHQRYVDYTKYKGKDELDRYKIYLEEGKFRYFKLTEVEKSLLRQRIKETPIEKLQIRNNVEASIFQLGFHCNGKNTVYRGLIKHQMWAVARSLWVNFVRIVKYYSELNISMVINMLKCKLCDLFIAKMTLLESVIVTKIQIQFCRLKSPKIRIIL